A genomic region of Caulobacter vibrioides contains the following coding sequences:
- a CDS encoding TetR/AcrR family transcriptional regulator — translation MKPVEKVRKSPRQSRSRDSVACILEAAARILEARGEAGFTTNAVAQRAGVSIGTLYRYYPDKQAILLAVAERETEAHRQAVIAVTAGEPPVARDRALIRAFVQAFARRDQARRIAMKAMLAQADHAELAARFSAAENGLKDAAGRPLSRVQAFVLARAIHGALRAAVLEGVDFLQSREFEDELVRLGRAYLGYRPAVAA, via the coding sequence ATGAAGCCTGTTGAAAAGGTTCGAAAATCACCGCGGCAAAGTCGCTCTCGGGACTCTGTGGCGTGCATTTTGGAGGCGGCGGCTCGGATTCTGGAGGCCAGGGGCGAGGCGGGGTTTACAACCAACGCCGTGGCCCAGCGCGCGGGCGTGAGCATCGGCACGCTGTATCGCTACTATCCCGACAAGCAGGCGATCCTGCTGGCCGTGGCCGAACGCGAGACCGAGGCGCATCGCCAAGCGGTAATCGCCGTGACGGCCGGAGAGCCGCCCGTGGCGCGCGACCGAGCGTTGATCCGCGCGTTCGTCCAGGCCTTCGCACGCCGTGATCAGGCCCGGCGGATCGCAATGAAGGCGATGCTAGCCCAGGCTGATCATGCCGAACTGGCGGCGCGGTTTTCGGCCGCTGAGAACGGATTGAAGGACGCCGCTGGCCGGCCGCTCTCGCGCGTGCAGGCCTTCGTGCTGGCCAGGGCGATCCACGGCGCGCTGCGCGCGGCGGTTCTGGAGGGCGTTGACTTCCTGCAAAGCCGGGAGTTCGAAGACGAACTGGTTCGGCTGGGAAGGGCCTATCTGGGCTATCGGCCTGCGGTGGCCGCCTAG
- a CDS encoding PaaI family thioesterase: MTWATDRLDACKAGSATPPPIVRTLKLGLLDDWGEGWVRKSWRPDPDLATADGSLFGGYLAALADQILAFAAMTVVPNDRLYRTVNLQLNFLKVSRNEPLAIEARVVAQTRQLITARAEFRRLDGTLIAEATAQQIVLAFEHWPAEQAAVDAMDNGQTPGV; this comes from the coding sequence ATGACCTGGGCGACGGATCGACTGGACGCTTGCAAGGCGGGGAGCGCGACGCCGCCGCCCATCGTTCGCACCTTGAAACTTGGCCTCCTCGACGACTGGGGTGAAGGCTGGGTGCGTAAATCCTGGCGGCCCGATCCGGACCTCGCCACGGCCGACGGTTCGCTGTTCGGCGGCTATCTGGCCGCCTTGGCCGACCAAATCCTGGCGTTCGCCGCGATGACGGTCGTGCCGAACGACCGCCTCTATCGCACGGTGAACCTGCAGCTGAACTTCCTGAAGGTGTCCCGCAACGAACCGCTCGCGATCGAAGCGCGCGTCGTGGCCCAGACGCGCCAGTTGATCACCGCGCGGGCAGAGTTTCGCCGCCTGGACGGAACCCTGATCGCCGAGGCGACGGCTCAGCAGATTGTTCTGGCCTTCGAACACTGGCCGGCTGAGCAGGCGGCGGTGGACGCCATGGACAACGGACAGACGCCCGGCGTTTGA
- a CDS encoding MarC family protein yields MDFSPLPTSSLIGAFLLAFPALFSIVNPVGAALIFDQAMGGRSRPERLKLARAIGFYAFLVLLGSLLLGGYILNFFGVSIGALRVAGGLVVAIRAWGLLMDPEQNEDRKANQTESAQSHHDVAFFPLTMPFTTGPGSISVAIALSSQRPTEGDAVAPFFIGASLAAALVAILVWLCYSASGQVMRLLGPSGARVLSRLVAFLLLCIGVQIIASGAENLVAKFLLAHPG; encoded by the coding sequence ATGGACTTCAGCCCCCTGCCCACCTCCAGCCTGATCGGCGCGTTTCTGCTGGCGTTCCCGGCGCTGTTCTCGATCGTCAATCCGGTCGGGGCGGCGCTGATCTTCGACCAGGCCATGGGCGGTCGCTCGCGACCCGAACGGCTGAAGCTGGCGCGCGCCATCGGCTTCTACGCCTTCCTGGTGCTGCTGGGGTCGCTGCTGCTGGGCGGCTATATCCTGAACTTCTTCGGCGTCAGCATCGGCGCCTTGCGGGTCGCGGGCGGCCTTGTCGTGGCGATCCGGGCCTGGGGCCTCCTGATGGATCCCGAGCAGAACGAGGACCGCAAGGCCAACCAAACCGAGTCGGCCCAGAGCCACCACGACGTGGCCTTCTTCCCGCTGACCATGCCGTTCACCACCGGTCCCGGCTCGATCTCGGTGGCGATCGCGCTATCGTCGCAGCGGCCGACCGAAGGTGACGCGGTGGCCCCGTTCTTCATCGGCGCAAGCCTCGCGGCCGCCCTGGTCGCGATCCTGGTCTGGCTTTGTTACAGCGCCTCGGGCCAGGTCATGCGCCTGCTGGGACCGTCGGGCGCGCGGGTGCTCTCGCGGCTGGTGGCCTTCCTGCTGCTGTGCATCGGCGTACAGATCATCGCCTCGGGCGCGGAGAACCTCGTGGCGAAGTTCCTGCTCGCGCACCCGGGTTAA
- the alr gene encoding alanine racemase, with amino-acid sequence MTEAHDTRITIDLDALAHNYAVLRARAGDAEVAPAVKADAYGLGAGPVVDRLWAEGARSFYVARLTEGVTLRQSLGDREATIYVLDGATPGSGDALEGARLIPVLNSLPQVEAWNVQARSGRLRAALHIDTGMNRLGLRPEELKVLVGSFDRLKRLDVELLVSHLACADTPEHPLNATQLARFQEAAALLPAVRRSLANSGGLFLGEAYRFDQARPGVSLYGGGPEGRPHPEIRAVATVEAPILQVRVVPRGESIGYGAGWTASDNTRVAIVAAGYADGVPRAAFPRGEVWFDGARRPMLGRVSMDLIAVDVTDCDAARPGAMVELFGANLPVDDAAEAAGTSAYEFLTRLTLRGARRYVSAAR; translated from the coding sequence GTGACCGAAGCCCACGACACCCGCATCACGATCGACCTCGACGCTCTGGCGCACAACTACGCGGTCTTGCGCGCGCGCGCCGGCGACGCCGAGGTGGCGCCGGCGGTGAAGGCGGACGCGTATGGCCTGGGCGCGGGTCCGGTCGTCGATCGCCTCTGGGCGGAAGGCGCGCGCAGCTTCTATGTCGCGCGGCTGACCGAAGGCGTGACGCTGCGCCAGTCGCTCGGTGACCGCGAGGCCACGATCTATGTGCTGGACGGCGCGACGCCGGGGTCGGGCGATGCGCTGGAAGGCGCACGGCTGATCCCTGTGCTCAACAGCCTACCGCAGGTGGAGGCCTGGAACGTCCAGGCGCGATCGGGGCGGCTGCGGGCGGCCCTGCACATCGACACCGGCATGAACCGCCTTGGCCTGCGCCCCGAGGAGCTGAAGGTGCTGGTCGGCTCCTTCGACCGGCTCAAGCGCTTGGATGTGGAGCTGCTCGTCAGTCACCTGGCCTGCGCCGACACCCCCGAGCATCCCCTGAACGCTACGCAGCTGGCGCGCTTCCAGGAGGCCGCCGCCCTGTTGCCGGCCGTTCGGCGAAGCCTGGCCAACTCCGGCGGCCTGTTCCTGGGCGAAGCCTATCGCTTCGACCAGGCCCGGCCCGGCGTCAGCCTCTACGGCGGCGGTCCCGAAGGTCGCCCCCACCCCGAGATCCGCGCGGTGGCCACCGTCGAGGCGCCCATCCTGCAGGTCCGCGTGGTGCCGCGCGGCGAGAGCATCGGCTACGGCGCCGGCTGGACCGCCAGCGACAACACCCGCGTCGCCATTGTTGCAGCCGGCTATGCCGACGGCGTCCCGCGCGCCGCCTTTCCGCGCGGCGAGGTCTGGTTCGACGGCGCCCGACGACCGATGCTGGGCCGGGTGTCGATGGACCTGATCGCGGTGGACGTCACCGACTGCGATGCGGCTCGTCCGGGCGCTATGGTCGAGCTGTTCGGGGCCAACCTTCCCGTGGACGACGCCGCCGAGGCCGCCGGGACATCGGCCTACGAATTCCTGACCCGACTGACGCTGCGCGGCGCGCGGCGATACGTCAGCGCGGCGCGCT